A single Streptomyces sannanensis DNA region contains:
- a CDS encoding beta-ketoacyl-ACP synthase III, producing the protein MTGSRVVALGHYQPAKVLTNDDLAAMVDTSDEWISTRVGIRTRHVAGPEEPVDELAAYAAGKALAAAGLTPADIDLVLVATSTAIDRSPNTAARVAARLGMASPATLDINVVCAGFTHALATADHAVRAGSATRALVIGADKMTGITDWTDRTTCVLVGDGAGAAVIEASDEPGIGPVLWGSVPEMGHAVRIEGTPPVFAQEGQTVYRWATTQLPPIARQVCERAGYAPEDLAAVVTHQANLRIIEPLVKKLGAVNAVVAKDVVDSGNTSAASIPMALSKLVERGEIEPGAPVLLFGFGGNLSYAGQVIRCP; encoded by the coding sequence ATGACCGGCTCACGTGTCGTCGCGCTCGGGCACTACCAGCCCGCGAAGGTGCTTACCAACGACGACCTGGCGGCCATGGTGGACACCAGCGACGAGTGGATCAGCACCCGCGTCGGCATCAGGACCCGCCATGTCGCGGGCCCCGAAGAGCCGGTCGACGAGCTGGCCGCGTACGCCGCCGGAAAGGCGCTCGCCGCCGCCGGTCTCACCCCCGCCGACATCGATCTCGTGCTGGTGGCCACCTCCACGGCCATCGACCGTTCCCCGAACACCGCGGCCCGGGTCGCGGCCCGGCTCGGCATGGCCTCGCCCGCCACCCTGGACATCAACGTCGTCTGCGCGGGCTTCACCCATGCCCTCGCCACCGCCGACCATGCGGTACGGGCCGGATCGGCCACCCGCGCGCTGGTGATCGGCGCGGACAAGATGACCGGGATCACCGACTGGACCGACCGCACCACCTGCGTCCTGGTCGGGGACGGCGCCGGCGCGGCCGTCATAGAGGCATCCGACGAGCCCGGCATCGGCCCGGTGCTGTGGGGCTCGGTCCCGGAGATGGGCCACGCCGTCCGGATCGAGGGCACCCCGCCCGTCTTCGCCCAGGAGGGCCAGACCGTCTACCGCTGGGCCACGACCCAGCTGCCGCCGATCGCCCGCCAGGTCTGCGAACGGGCCGGGTACGCGCCCGAGGATCTGGCGGCGGTCGTCACCCACCAGGCGAACCTGCGGATCATCGAGCCGCTCGTGAAGAAGCTCGGCGCGGTGAACGCCGTCGTCGCGAAGGACGTGGTGGACTCCGGCAACACCTCGGCCGCCAGCATCCCGATGGCCCTGTCCAAGTTGGTCGAGCGTGGCGAGATCGAGCCGGGAGCCCCGGTGCTGCTGTTCGGCTTCGGCGGCAACCTCTCCTACGCGGGCCAGGTCATCCGCTGCCCCTGA
- a CDS encoding FUSC family protein, translated as MPEVTVLRDLRRLQREPVVVQTVRSTGAAVLSYVVALQLSSEPAPLTAPLTALLVVQVTLYTTLTTSIRRVNSVVAGVVIAIGFSALVGLSWWSLGLVILASLVIGHFVRVDEFVPEVAISAMLVLGVTRVAATAWDRVLETLIGAVVGLLFNTVLVPPVWVRSANEAIADLAARMHGLLAHIGEELSGPTPWQEAAARLHEARRLDHDIVQVDAALRQAEDSLRMNPRVKEGLLHRLVLRTGLDTLEICAVVLRVACRTLTDLAKTRAAHEPLFPPHVTTAWQSLFRHMANAIESFAELITTEVSTNAEGAEARLTAELAAGRESRDLVAHLLLDQVRAHSAQWQLHGALLAEADRVLDELDIEKRSERLVEELDRHSREQQIRYPRLSRFRRRLRP; from the coding sequence GTGCCTGAAGTCACTGTCCTGCGCGACCTTCGTCGGCTCCAGAGAGAACCCGTCGTCGTACAGACGGTGCGTTCCACCGGCGCCGCCGTCCTTTCGTACGTGGTCGCCCTCCAGCTGAGCAGCGAGCCCGCGCCCCTCACCGCCCCGCTGACCGCCCTGCTCGTCGTCCAGGTCACCTTGTACACCACGCTCACCACCAGCATCCGCAGGGTGAACTCGGTGGTGGCCGGGGTCGTCATCGCCATCGGCTTCAGCGCCCTCGTCGGCCTGAGCTGGTGGAGCCTCGGGCTGGTCATTCTGGCGTCGCTCGTCATCGGACACTTCGTACGGGTCGACGAATTCGTGCCCGAAGTGGCGATCAGCGCCATGCTCGTCCTGGGTGTCACCCGGGTGGCGGCGACGGCCTGGGACAGGGTGCTGGAGACCCTGATCGGCGCTGTCGTGGGACTGCTGTTCAACACCGTGCTCGTGCCACCGGTGTGGGTGAGGTCCGCCAATGAGGCCATCGCGGACCTCGCCGCGCGGATGCACGGACTCCTGGCGCACATCGGCGAGGAACTCTCCGGCCCCACCCCGTGGCAGGAGGCCGCGGCCCGGCTCCACGAGGCGCGTCGGCTGGACCACGACATCGTCCAGGTGGACGCCGCCCTCCGGCAGGCCGAGGACAGCCTGCGGATGAACCCGCGGGTCAAGGAGGGGCTGCTCCACCGGCTCGTACTGCGCACCGGGCTGGACACCCTGGAGATCTGCGCGGTGGTGCTCCGCGTGGCCTGCCGGACGCTGACCGACCTCGCCAAGACCCGGGCAGCCCACGAGCCGCTCTTCCCGCCCCACGTCACCACCGCCTGGCAAAGCCTGTTCCGCCACATGGCCAACGCGATCGAGAGCTTCGCCGAGCTGATCACCACCGAGGTCAGCACGAACGCCGAGGGAGCGGAGGCCCGCCTCACCGCGGAACTGGCCGCAGGACGCGAGAGCCGCGACCTCGTCGCCCACCTCCTGCTCGACCAGGTGCGTGCCCACTCCGCACAGTGGCAGCTCCACGGGGCACTGCTGGCCGAGGCGGACCGCGTTCTGGACGAACTGGACATCGAAAAGCGCTCCGAGCGGCTGGTGGAGGAGCTCGACCGTCACTCCCGCGAGCAGCAGATCAGGTACCCGCGCCTGAGCAGGTTCAGACGCCGCCTGCGCCCGTAG
- a CDS encoding PaaI family thioesterase has product MTPADILAAVPFAAHLDIVLEEAAPERTVGTLDWSAKLCTVGDVLHGGALMTLADTVGAVCAFLNLPPGAATSTVESKTNFFRAVRGGTVRATARPLHIGSSFVVVQTEVHDADGRPVGQTTQTQAVLGPRRN; this is encoded by the coding sequence ATGACCCCAGCTGACATCCTTGCCGCGGTGCCGTTCGCCGCCCACCTGGACATCGTTCTCGAAGAGGCGGCGCCGGAGCGCACCGTCGGCACCCTGGACTGGTCGGCCAAGCTGTGCACGGTGGGCGACGTCCTGCACGGCGGTGCCCTCATGACGCTGGCCGACACGGTCGGCGCGGTGTGCGCGTTCCTCAACCTGCCGCCGGGAGCGGCCACTTCGACGGTGGAGTCGAAGACTAACTTCTTCCGCGCCGTACGGGGCGGCACCGTCCGCGCGACCGCCCGGCCGCTGCACATCGGGAGCAGCTTCGTCGTGGTGCAGACCGAGGTGCATGACGCGGACGGCCGACCGGTGGGCCAGACGACCCAGACACAGGCCGTGCTGGGCCCCCGGCGAAATTAG
- a CDS encoding ROK family transcriptional regulator yields MTARPANAHQARLLRLLRDGGPNSRAQLGDQIDLSRSKLAVEVDRLLETGLIVADGFAASRGGRRSHNIRLAPELRFLGVDIGATSIDVAVTNPELEVLGHLNQPMDVREGPVAVFEQVLAMAAKLKASGIAEGFDGAGIGVPGPVRFPEGIPVAPPIMPGWDGFPVREALSQELGCPVMVDNDVNLMAMGEQHAGVARSVGDFLCVKIGTGIGCGIVVGGHVYRGTTGSAGDIGHIQVDPDGRACACGNRGCLEAHFSGAALARDAEDAARTGRSQELAAKLEASGRLTAVDVAAAAAAGDATSLQLIREGGNRVGQVIAGLVSFFNPGLVVIGGGVTGLGHNLLAAVRTQVYRQSLPLATGNLPIVLGELGPVAGVIGAARLISDHLFSPA; encoded by the coding sequence ATGACAGCTCGGCCCGCGAACGCGCACCAGGCACGGCTGCTCCGGCTGCTCCGTGACGGTGGCCCCAACTCCCGTGCCCAGCTCGGCGATCAGATCGACCTCTCGCGGTCCAAGCTCGCCGTCGAGGTGGACCGGCTGCTGGAGACGGGGCTGATCGTCGCGGACGGCTTCGCCGCGTCCCGTGGCGGCCGGCGCTCGCACAACATCCGCCTCGCGCCGGAACTCCGCTTCCTCGGGGTCGACATCGGCGCCACCAGCATCGATGTCGCCGTCACCAACCCCGAGTTGGAAGTCCTGGGCCACCTCAACCAGCCCATGGACGTCCGTGAGGGCCCGGTTGCCGTCTTCGAGCAGGTGCTGGCGATGGCCGCCAAGCTCAAGGCGTCCGGTATCGCCGAGGGTTTCGACGGTGCCGGGATCGGCGTACCGGGGCCGGTCCGCTTCCCCGAGGGCATCCCGGTCGCCCCGCCGATCATGCCCGGCTGGGACGGCTTCCCGGTGCGCGAGGCACTCAGCCAGGAGCTTGGCTGCCCCGTCATGGTCGACAACGACGTCAATCTGATGGCGATGGGGGAACAGCACGCGGGCGTCGCCCGCTCGGTCGGCGACTTCCTCTGCGTCAAGATCGGTACGGGCATCGGCTGCGGCATCGTCGTCGGCGGCCATGTCTACCGGGGGACGACCGGAAGCGCCGGCGACATCGGCCATATCCAGGTCGACCCGGACGGCCGCGCCTGCGCCTGCGGCAACCGGGGCTGCCTGGAGGCCCACTTCAGCGGGGCGGCCCTCGCCCGCGACGCCGAGGACGCGGCGCGCACCGGCCGCTCGCAGGAGCTGGCCGCGAAGCTGGAGGCCTCGGGCCGGCTCACCGCCGTCGACGTCGCGGCGGCGGCAGCCGCCGGGGACGCCACCTCGCTCCAGCTGATCCGCGAGGGCGGCAACCGGGTCGGCCAGGTCATCGCCGGTCTCGTCAGCTTCTTCAACCCGGGTCTGGTCGTGATCGGCGGCGGGGTCACCGGCCTCGGCCACAATCTGCTCGCCGCCGTCCGCACCCAGGTCTACCGTCAGTCGCTGCCGCTGGCCACCGGCAACCTGCCCATCGTGCTGGGAGAGTTGGGGCCGGTCGCCGGGGTCATCGGGGCCGCCCGGCTCATCAGCGACCACCTCTTCTCACCCGCCTGA
- a CDS encoding sugar ABC transporter ATP-binding protein, translated as MAPAQPPLLTMSGITKSFPGVRALDGVDLEVQAGEVHCLLGQNGAGKSTLIKVLAGAHQPDDGTITWHGEQVALKSPIAAMRRGIATIYQELDLVEGLSVAENVFLGHEPTTAGFVVNGREARTTTGALLHRLGHPEIDPGRLVGSLSAAQQQIVSMARALSHDVRLIVMDEPSAALDPDETANLFRIVADLTAEGVAVVYISHRLEEIRRIGDRVTVLKDGRAVAVGLPAKDTPTREVVALMTGRNVEYVFPERPVRPPDGEPVLRTEGLAREGEFAPLDLEVRPGEIVGLAGLVGSGRSEILETVYGARRPGAGRVYVDGRPLRPGSVRAAVRAGLGLAPEERKAQGLLMLESVTRNVSVSSLSRFSRAGWLNRTGERDAARQATRKLSLRPDNPDAPIRTLSGGNQQKAVLARWLLRGCRVLLLDEPTRGVDVGARAELYAVIRRLADEGLAVLLVSSEVPEVLGLADRVLVLREGRVVHTAPARELDEHRVLDLVLEGSPDGSAGTAGRSAGRAATSTRKESR; from the coding sequence ATGGCACCAGCGCAACCACCCCTGCTCACCATGTCCGGCATCACCAAGTCCTTCCCCGGCGTACGTGCCCTCGACGGCGTCGACCTGGAGGTCCAGGCCGGCGAAGTGCACTGTCTGCTCGGGCAGAACGGCGCCGGCAAGTCGACCCTCATCAAGGTGCTCGCCGGGGCCCATCAGCCCGACGACGGAACGATCACCTGGCACGGCGAGCAGGTGGCCCTGAAGTCGCCCATCGCCGCCATGCGCCGCGGCATCGCCACCATCTACCAGGAACTCGACCTGGTGGAGGGGCTCTCGGTCGCCGAGAACGTCTTCCTCGGCCATGAGCCGACCACCGCCGGCTTCGTCGTGAACGGGCGGGAGGCGCGTACCACCACAGGCGCGCTGCTCCACAGGCTCGGCCATCCCGAGATCGATCCCGGCCGGCTCGTCGGATCGCTCTCCGCCGCGCAGCAGCAGATCGTCTCCATGGCCCGCGCACTCTCCCATGACGTCCGGCTGATCGTGATGGACGAGCCGTCGGCCGCGCTCGACCCCGACGAGACCGCCAACCTCTTCCGTATCGTCGCGGACCTGACCGCCGAGGGTGTCGCGGTCGTCTACATCTCCCACCGGCTGGAGGAGATCCGGCGCATCGGCGACCGGGTGACCGTCCTCAAGGACGGCCGTGCGGTGGCTGTGGGGCTCCCGGCGAAGGACACGCCCACCCGCGAGGTGGTCGCCCTGATGACCGGCCGTAATGTCGAGTACGTCTTCCCGGAGAGGCCCGTCCGGCCGCCGGACGGCGAACCGGTGCTGCGGACCGAAGGGCTCGCCAGGGAGGGCGAGTTCGCCCCGCTCGACCTCGAGGTGCGCCCGGGCGAGATCGTCGGCCTCGCCGGTCTGGTCGGCTCGGGCCGCTCCGAGATCCTGGAGACCGTCTACGGCGCGCGCCGCCCCGGCGCGGGACGCGTGTACGTCGACGGGCGCCCCCTCAGGCCGGGCAGCGTCCGGGCCGCGGTGCGCGCCGGGCTCGGGCTGGCCCCCGAGGAGCGCAAGGCCCAGGGCCTGCTGATGCTCGAATCCGTCACCCGCAATGTGTCGGTGTCGTCGCTGTCCCGCTTCTCGCGAGCCGGCTGGCTCAACCGTACGGGTGAACGCGACGCCGCCCGGCAGGCCACCCGCAAGCTGTCCCTGCGGCCCGACAACCCCGACGCCCCCATCCGCACCCTGTCCGGCGGCAACCAGCAGAAGGCCGTACTGGCGCGGTGGCTGCTGCGCGGCTGCCGGGTGCTCCTGCTCGACGAACCGACGCGCGGCGTGGACGTGGGCGCTCGCGCCGAGCTCTACGCCGTGATCAGACGGCTGGCCGACGAGGGCCTTGCCGTGCTGCTCGTGTCCAGCGAGGTGCCGGAGGTGCTGGGCCTCGCCGACCGGGTGCTGGTGCTCCGCGAGGGACGGGTGGTGCACACCGCGCCGGCCCGTGAACTGGACGAGCACCGCGTACTCGACCTCGTGCTGGAAGGGAGCCCCGACGGTTCCGCCGGAACCGCGGGGCGGAGCGCCGGCCGGGCCGCCACATCGACGCGAAAGGAGTCCCGGTGA
- a CDS encoding ABC transporter permease, with translation MTQQPVSPAQQDGADAGTVSATSPESAARHGGPRSLGLRLDVRNLSLLGVLAVLVAVGGFTKPDQFLDTSNLQLVLTQASVIGVVTVGMTFVIISGGIDLSVGAIVALASVWATTVATQEYGFVGILFTAVVVGLGCGLVNGLLVAYGGIVPFIATLAMLASARGLALQITDGRTQIVSVQSVLDLGIPDSYILGIPPLVLVFAAVTVIGWLVLNRTTFGRRTVAVGGNAEAARLAGIDVRRQRLFLYLLSGLCCGIAAFLLIILSGSGQNTNGNLYELDAIAAAIIGGTLLSGGRGTIVGSVLGVLVFTTITNIFVLNNLQSDVQQIAKGAIIVAAVLVQRRTLRNGEV, from the coding sequence GTGACACAGCAGCCAGTCTCGCCGGCCCAGCAGGACGGGGCCGACGCCGGAACCGTCTCCGCGACGTCTCCCGAGTCCGCAGCCAGGCACGGGGGACCGCGGTCACTGGGGCTGCGCCTCGACGTCCGCAATCTGTCGCTGCTCGGCGTACTCGCCGTGCTCGTCGCGGTCGGCGGCTTCACCAAGCCCGACCAGTTCCTCGACACGAGCAACCTCCAGCTCGTCCTCACCCAGGCCTCGGTGATCGGCGTCGTCACCGTCGGCATGACCTTCGTCATCATCAGCGGCGGCATCGATCTGTCGGTCGGGGCGATCGTCGCACTCGCCTCGGTGTGGGCGACGACGGTGGCCACACAGGAGTACGGCTTCGTGGGCATCCTCTTCACCGCGGTGGTCGTGGGGCTGGGCTGCGGCCTGGTGAACGGGCTGCTCGTGGCGTACGGCGGCATTGTGCCGTTCATCGCCACACTGGCCATGCTCGCCTCGGCGCGCGGCCTCGCCCTGCAGATCACCGACGGCAGGACGCAGATCGTGAGCGTCCAGTCCGTCCTCGACCTGGGCATCCCGGACTCGTACATCCTCGGCATACCGCCGCTGGTGCTGGTCTTCGCGGCCGTCACCGTCATCGGCTGGCTGGTGCTGAACCGTACGACCTTCGGGCGGCGCACGGTCGCGGTCGGCGGCAACGCGGAAGCCGCCCGGCTGGCGGGGATCGACGTGCGCAGGCAGCGCCTCTTCCTCTATCTGCTCTCCGGGCTGTGCTGCGGCATCGCGGCCTTCCTGCTGATCATCCTGTCCGGCTCCGGCCAGAACACCAACGGCAATCTGTACGAACTCGACGCCATCGCCGCCGCCATCATCGGCGGAACGCTGCTGAGCGGCGGCCGCGGAACCATCGTCGGCTCGGTGCTCGGCGTACTCGTCTTCACCACCATCACCAACATCTTCGTGCTCAACAACCTGCAGAGCGACGTCCAGCAGATCGCCAAGGGCGCGATCATCGTCGCCGCCGTCCTGGTCCAGCGCCGCACGCTGCGCAACGGCGAGGTCTGA
- a CDS encoding substrate-binding domain-containing protein, translated as MPETSRRGLLFGTAAVSAGALLTACTSNEPKKETPAADSRPAADDKPGKHVTIGFAGPKADHGWLNAINENAKARAGKYSDVTLEITGGSNDIAAQIGQIDTLINKKVDVLVILPADGKALTQVGLKAMKAGIPVVNLDRVFASPQAYRCWIGGDNYGMGLNAGRFIGERLKDKPDAKVVELAGMDNLELTKQRTQGFDDALKNYPNIKKVARQAADFTVETGQAKMAQLLQAQKQFDALWNHDDDQGVGALRAIQQAGRDDFLMVGGAGAKSAMDAIKADDSVLKATVLYPPTMAASAIDLARALGQGKGVGGLSELEIPASLTLYSAVVTKDNVDEYLPTGFR; from the coding sequence ATGCCAGAAACCAGCCGCAGAGGACTGCTCTTCGGCACCGCGGCCGTCTCCGCGGGCGCCCTCCTCACCGCCTGCACCAGCAACGAGCCCAAGAAGGAGACCCCCGCCGCCGACAGCCGGCCGGCCGCGGACGACAAGCCCGGCAAGCACGTCACCATCGGTTTCGCCGGCCCCAAGGCCGACCACGGCTGGCTCAACGCCATCAACGAGAACGCGAAGGCGCGGGCCGGGAAGTACTCGGACGTGACCCTGGAGATCACCGGGGGGTCCAACGACATCGCCGCGCAGATCGGCCAGATCGACACGCTGATCAACAAGAAGGTCGATGTGCTGGTGATCCTGCCGGCCGACGGAAAGGCGCTCACCCAGGTCGGGCTGAAGGCGATGAAGGCCGGCATCCCCGTCGTCAACCTGGACCGTGTCTTCGCCTCGCCGCAGGCCTACCGCTGCTGGATCGGCGGCGACAACTACGGCATGGGCCTCAACGCCGGACGGTTCATCGGCGAGCGGCTGAAGGACAAGCCCGACGCCAAGGTCGTCGAACTGGCGGGCATGGACAACCTGGAACTGACCAAGCAGCGCACCCAGGGCTTCGACGACGCCCTGAAGAACTACCCCAACATCAAGAAGGTGGCGCGGCAGGCCGCCGATTTCACGGTGGAGACGGGCCAGGCCAAGATGGCCCAACTGCTTCAGGCCCAGAAGCAGTTCGACGCACTGTGGAACCACGACGACGACCAGGGCGTGGGCGCGCTGCGTGCCATCCAGCAGGCGGGCCGGGACGACTTCCTGATGGTCGGCGGCGCCGGCGCCAAGTCCGCGATGGACGCGATCAAGGCCGACGACTCCGTGCTCAAGGCCACGGTGCTCTATCCGCCGACCATGGCAGCCTCCGCCATCGACCTGGCCCGGGCGCTGGGCCAGGGCAAGGGCGTCGGCGGCCTCTCCGAGCTGGAGATCCCGGCCTCGCTCACCCTCTACTCGGCCGTGGTCACCAAGGACAACGTCGACGAATACCTGCCCACCGGCTTCAGGTGA
- a CDS encoding Gfo/Idh/MocA family oxidoreductase has protein sequence MARTEQTTLGIGMVGYAFMGAAHSQGWRTVGRVFDLPMRPVLAAVCGRDRAAVRAAADKHGWADAETDWRDLVARDDVQVVDICTPGDSHAEIAIAALEAGKHVLCEKPLANSVEEAEAMASAARRAREQGVVAMVGFNYRRTPAMAFARRMVEEGRIGAFRHVRISYLQDWLVDPEFPLTWRLEREHAGSGALGDLGAHIVDLAQYLSGETLVGVSAIAETFVRERPLPGGGSRGTVTVDDAVLFTGRLASGALAFFEATRMAAGRKNSLRLELNGERGSLAFDLERLNELSFHDHTEPVASAGFRRILVTEPDHPYLEAWWPPGHALGYEHTFVHQARDLVEAIATGSDPSPSFADGLQVQRVLAAVEESAEKNAVYTPVPAQEVP, from the coding sequence ATGGCCCGTACCGAACAGACAACGCTTGGCATCGGCATGGTGGGTTACGCATTCATGGGTGCCGCCCACTCCCAGGGGTGGCGCACCGTGGGACGCGTCTTCGACCTGCCGATGCGGCCGGTCCTCGCGGCCGTCTGCGGCCGTGACCGGGCCGCCGTACGGGCCGCGGCGGACAAGCATGGCTGGGCGGACGCGGAGACCGACTGGCGCGACCTCGTCGCCCGCGACGACGTCCAGGTCGTCGACATCTGCACACCGGGGGACAGCCACGCGGAGATCGCGATCGCCGCACTGGAGGCGGGCAAGCACGTGCTGTGCGAGAAGCCGCTCGCCAATTCGGTCGAGGAGGCCGAAGCCATGGCCTCGGCTGCCCGGCGAGCCCGCGAGCAGGGCGTCGTGGCGATGGTCGGCTTCAACTACCGTCGAACGCCCGCGATGGCCTTCGCCCGCCGCATGGTCGAGGAGGGCAGGATCGGCGCGTTTCGGCACGTACGCATCAGCTACCTCCAGGACTGGCTCGTCGACCCGGAGTTCCCGCTCACCTGGCGGCTGGAGCGCGAACACGCCGGCTCGGGGGCGCTCGGCGACCTGGGGGCGCACATCGTGGACCTCGCGCAGTATCTGTCGGGGGAGACCCTGGTGGGGGTGTCGGCCATTGCCGAGACCTTCGTACGGGAGCGGCCGCTGCCCGGCGGCGGCTCCCGCGGGACCGTCACCGTCGACGACGCGGTGCTGTTCACCGGGCGGCTCGCCTCGGGTGCGCTGGCGTTCTTCGAGGCCACCCGCATGGCGGCGGGCCGCAAGAACTCGCTGCGTCTGGAGCTCAACGGAGAGCGCGGCTCGCTCGCCTTCGACCTGGAACGGCTCAACGAGCTGTCCTTCCACGACCACACCGAGCCCGTCGCCTCGGCCGGCTTCCGGCGGATCCTGGTCACCGAGCCCGACCACCCCTATCTGGAGGCGTGGTGGCCGCCGGGCCATGCCCTCGGCTACGAGCACACCTTCGTCCACCAGGCGCGCGATCTGGTCGAGGCGATCGCCACCGGCTCGGACCCCTCGCCGTCCTTCGCGGACGGCCTCCAGGTACAGCGGGTCCTGGCAGCCGTGGAGGAGAGCGCCGAGAAGAACGCGGTCTACACGCCCGTACCCGCACAGGAGGTGCCGTAA
- a CDS encoding sugar phosphate isomerase/epimerase family protein, which yields MPRPFTLFTGQWADLPLEEVCRYARDFGYDGLELACWGDHFEVDKALTDPGYLDSRRQLLDKYGLKCWTISNHLVGQAVCDNPIDERHQAILPARIWGDGDPEGVRQRAAAEMKDTARAAAAFGVRTVVGFTGSSIWHLVAMFPPAPPRMVERGYEDFAERWNPVLDVFDAEGVRFAHEVHPGEIAYDYWTTQRALEAIGRRPAFGLNFDPSHFVWQDLDPVGFLWDFRDRIYHVDCKEARKRLDGRNGRLGSHLPWGDPRRGWDFVSAGHGDVPWEDVFRMFRSIGYEGPVSVEWEDAGMNRLAGAREALATLKRYDFDPPNAAFDAAFGGA from the coding sequence ATGCCCCGCCCCTTCACGCTCTTCACCGGTCAGTGGGCCGACCTGCCACTGGAGGAGGTCTGCCGGTACGCCCGTGACTTCGGCTACGACGGACTCGAACTCGCCTGCTGGGGCGACCACTTCGAGGTCGACAAGGCTCTCACGGACCCCGGCTACCTCGACTCGCGTCGGCAACTCCTCGACAAGTACGGGCTGAAGTGCTGGACGATCTCCAACCATCTGGTCGGCCAAGCCGTCTGCGACAACCCGATCGACGAGCGCCACCAGGCGATCCTGCCCGCCAGGATCTGGGGCGACGGCGACCCAGAGGGCGTGCGGCAGCGGGCGGCCGCGGAGATGAAGGACACCGCCCGGGCGGCGGCAGCCTTCGGCGTGCGAACCGTCGTCGGCTTCACCGGCTCGTCCATCTGGCATCTGGTCGCGATGTTCCCGCCGGCCCCGCCGCGGATGGTCGAGCGCGGCTACGAGGACTTCGCCGAGCGCTGGAACCCCGTTCTCGACGTCTTCGACGCGGAGGGCGTGCGCTTCGCCCATGAGGTGCACCCGGGCGAGATCGCGTACGACTACTGGACCACCCAGCGCGCACTGGAGGCGATCGGCCGGCGGCCGGCCTTCGGGCTCAACTTCGATCCCAGCCATTTCGTGTGGCAGGACCTGGACCCGGTGGGCTTCCTGTGGGACTTCCGGGACCGGATTTACCACGTGGACTGCAAGGAGGCACGGAAGCGCCTCGACGGGCGCAACGGCCGGCTCGGCTCCCATCTGCCCTGGGGCGACCCGCGGCGTGGCTGGGACTTCGTTTCCGCGGGCCATGGCGATGTGCCATGGGAGGACGTCTTCAGGATGTTCCGTTCGATCGGCTACGAGGGGCCCGTGTCGGTGGAGTGGGAGGACGCCGGAATGAACCGCCTGGCGGGCGCACGCGAGGCGCTGGCCACGCTGAAGCGGTACGACTTCGACCCGCCGAACGCGGCGTTCGACGCGGCGTTCGGGGGTGCGTAG